The genomic stretch CCTGTGCTGAGAAGTTGGAGCCTCTGGCTGGGACCAGCTGTAAGGCTAGGCTAggagctgaggaggaggaggaggaggagaacgtTATTGGGAGCTGGTTTTGGGACGGAGATGAAACTAGTTTTGACCCTAACCCTAGACCTGTGAGCAGGATAATTAAACCTCAACCTGTGgatgaaattaatgaaaaagaCAGGCCCAAGGACTGGTCTGAGGTAACTATATGGCCCAAAGCTCCTGCTGTAACTCCAGCAGTGTTAGGCTTTAGATCCCAAGTCACATTTGAGAAAAAGCCGCCTTCATATGTTGTCCTGGCCTCTGCTGAGGAAAATACCCGTTCTTCGCCTGTGGCAACAGCGGCAGCATGCCCTTCTAGAAGCACTCCCTCTAGCTCACAGCCTGTCTCTGAGTTCCCATTTGGTTCTGACCCTTGCATCCAGACCATAGAGGAAATTAGGCGCCAAATCAGGATCAGGGAGGTGAATGGGATTAAGCCATTTGCTTGCCCTTGCAAGATGGAATGCTACATGGATTCTGAGGAGTTTGAAAGACTTATTACCTTACTTAAGTCAACTACTGATCCTCTCATTCATAAAATAGCTCAAATTGCAATGGGGATCATTAATGTTCATCCATTTGCTCAAGAGTTCATTAATGAGGTGGGTGTAGTGACACTTATTGAAAGCTTGctcagttttccttcctctgaaatgagaaaaaaagctgTCATTACCCTGAATCCCCCCTCTGGGGATGAAAGACAACGCAAGGTTGAATTACATGTTAAGCATATGTGTAAAGAAACCATATCTTTTCCCTTGAATTCACCTGGACAGCAGTCTGGATTAAAGATACTAGGACAACTGACTACTGATTCTAACCATCATCACATTGTTGCCAATTACTTTTCAGAGCTTTTCCATTTGCTGTCCCTTGGAAATCGTAAAACTAGAAATCTTGTTTTGAAAGTACTTTTGAATATGTCTGAAAATCCAACTGCAGCCAGAGATATGACCAATACAGAATCATTAGCAGCGTTAAAACTCATCTTTAACCAGAAAGAGGCAAAAGCCAATCTCGTTAGTGCTGTGGCCATATTTATTAACATAAAAGAGCATATCAGAAAGGGCTCAATTGTAGTTGTTGATCACTCCAGTTACACTACACTCATGGCCATTTTCCGTGAAGTTAAAGTGATCATTGAAACAATGTAAAATGAGCTAGAAACAAGAGAATGCTTTGAACAATCTACACACTCGAATAGGCTGTCTGTTCCCAAAGAGCCATGCATAATGTTTTCGTTATTACAGTGTGCATGTTATGAATTACATCTTTAACACAATATTACCTGTGACAGTCTAAGCCTGAGCTAGACCATTTTGGGGTGTCAGTGTTTCATTATGAGTTGAAAACATCTGTCAATTATCTTGTGTAGATGGAGagctttttaacattttacttaatttaaaatagtaaacTGGTGCATCGTAAGTAAGCTAAACTTGTTCATTAGTATCTGCTTAAATCCATTTGCAGCTTCAATGATTAAAAAAGATAATATCCTTGAATTTATAACCTAGTTGCATAAACAAGGCATATACACAAAAAGATATCTAATGATACACATATactcatgtatatatgtacacatacatatatgtatgccaTACATCCTCATTGCCAAATGTGCACTCTCAATATATAAAGGCAGAGTTGCTTGCTACAGGCTGTTTAATGTAAAAGGAATTACTGTTTTTCCCCTATTCTACCTGAATCAGATAACTCATTCTACAACATACAAATGACCCTGAATCTCAGATAAAATgtaatattcatttttgttttgataaCTACATTTATAACTCATTTTTTGGCTATTTCATTTATGTCAAGTCATACAGACAAGAAAGGAGGTAGGTGTAGAGGGGAAACAATTCCCAGAGTACCTACTGTTAATGTCAGTAACTGTGTAGCACTACATATTACAGGTTTCCTCTTTTCAACAGTGGTTCTCTGAGCTATGTACTGGTATTTTTTATGATTATAACTCATTGTTCTGGATCACCTCCAATGAGAATTAGGGAGGTTAAATCAATTTTCCTAGATTTACATGGCAGACAAGTGGCATTGCTGTTTTGTCTGACACCAAACCCACTCTCATTGCCCCACTACCTTATAGCCCTCTTCTACTTTTTTGTGTGGCAGCCTTCAAGGCTCACAGATTGGTTTTAATGATTAAATTTTGCTGTAGGTAATGCTCCTGCCAGTCTTGCAATTCTTAACTTCCTCTGAATGCACATGTCCATTAGACTAAATCTTGCTGGAGTTAGAAGAAAAATCTAGGATGAATGTGTATGGATTTGAACTGGTAGTGTCTGGGAAACAGTTGGTGCCCAAAACAGTTGAATGGATAAGATGTAAATTTGGAGTCAAAACAActgaaatttgctgtatgacctCATGGGTTTCAATCTGTATGTACTTTCTCCCTCCAAAGAACTAGAATCATTCTGTACATTGTTTCATACCTTATGTTTTAAACGATaattgttttcttcctccttgcaAAGCTACCTTAATTTGTTTACCATTTGTAATCTATTCTCCtgtgagtcgcaaagagtcggacacgactgagcgactggactgaactgaactgatcttttaCTAGTAGGCAAGCCTACTCTCTGCATTTGTAGAAGCTAAAACTGTACAGGATAAACTTAATTGGAGAAATTTAGGCCCAGGCCTAGAACTGCAGCTTCGTCAACACAAAACAGGAAAGCTAGGAGAGAAGCTGATGCCTCAGTCTACGTGATAGTGATTCCTGAAGGTCTGTGGTCCAGAAAGCATTTCTAGGACTTTTGGACTATAGCTCTGTTTTCTAAAACTCATGGTAGGAATTAGAACCTCTTATGTGAGTTGAAGTGAATGTCTCAGTATGTAAAAATATTGGGTTATATACTTTGAGATTGTTAAACAGTTAAAATGAAATAGTACCATACTGTAAATACTGTTTGTAACTTGCCTTCTCcccgtcctccactgtctcttgtGACCATCTTTCCGTATCAATAAATAGacttatacaaatatttttgaatctcttatttaaagtttttcttaTGTTAACATTTGGTGCATAGTACTCTATAATCTTCCATTGCATATCCTCTTAATAAAGAATGTGCATAAATTTATTCTCCTATAATAATAAGACTACAGTATTCTGCAACTTGCCTTTTTGTCCTTTCAGTTATCTTTCCAATTTAGTATTCTGCATATCTACCACATGCTTTTtatttaatagctttattgagatatagttgacatatatcAAACCctacatatttaaagtatacaatttgatAAGTTTTAACATATGTATATAGACATGAAACTATCACCATAATCAAGATAgcaaacatatccatcacctccaaaagttttGTCATGCCCCTTTGTAATCTCTCCTTCCCATCTCTCCCTATGCTGTCCCagacaaccactaatctgtaTTTTGACAATATagagtcattttcattttctgtagtTTTACATAAAAGGAATCATACAACATATGTTCTTTTGGAGGGAAGGagatctcatttcttttcttattttctaatttgaggaaaattgctttacaatgttgtattggtttctccCATACAGCactgcaaatcagccataattatgcatattatcccttccctcttgagcttccctccgcTCCCTctatctcacccctctaggtcatcacagacctCCCTGTGTTATAGAGCCACTTCTCActggctattttacacatggtagtgtatatatgtcaatgttaCTTTCTCTGTCCCACTCTCACCCCATTCTGTGCATGAAtcagttttctatgtctgcatctccattctttCCCTGTAAATAGATTCATTaatgccatttttctagactccatatatgtgtgttgattcacattatttgttttcctctttctgacttacttcactctgtgtaacaggttctaggttcatctacttcAGTAGAACTCGctcaaattctttttaatggctgagtcatattctatttgtgtgtgtgtgtacatatatatatacaccacatatttatccattcagcataattatttgaGACCCATGTGAGTTGTTacatgtatcaatagttcattgcTTTTCATTGCCAAGTAGTATTCTACTATATGGCTATACCACCATTtacacagtttatccattcacctgttaatggacatttgggttgtttccagattTGAGCTGCTGCAACCATTTCATGTAGAACTGTTATTATGGACATATACATTgcttttctcttggataaattcCTAGGAGTGAGATGACTGAATCATATGTTAGGTATACATTTAACttttacattttccaaaatggttgtaccattttacattctcatagCAGTGTGTGAAAGTTCTGATTCCTTCACATCCTTCCTAACACTTGATATGACTGGTCTTATAATTTTAGCCATATTTCATTGTGGTTCTAAATTGCACTTC from Cervus elaphus chromosome X, mCerEla1.1, whole genome shotgun sequence encodes the following:
- the BHLHB9 gene encoding protein BHLHb9, translated to MAGAKSRRNRNRKNENKKKTKTEKRAVAEAEGKREATDKVRSAEGKREATGTAKTQTKAITKAGPRADAVAVVKAASKNKAVTEMKEHLLDVRPKAEDEAARAARFCSAAQASAESRFTCKDKTHVNTWFGAGEEANVGSWLWNGEEIGKHFSAKDEGKADTGPPSCAEKLEPLAGTSCKARLGAEEEEEEENVIGSWFWDGDETSFDPNPRPVSRIIKPQPVDEINEKDRPKDWSEVTIWPKAPAVTPAVLGFRSQVTFEKKPPSYVVLASAEENTRSSPVATAAACPSRSTPSSSQPVSEFPFGSDPCIQTIEEIRRQIRIREVNGIKPFACPCKMECYMDSEEFERLITLLKSTTDPLIHKIAQIAMGIINVHPFAQEFINEVGVVTLIESLLSFPSSEMRKKAVITLNPPSGDERQRKVELHVKHMCKETISFPLNSPGQQSGLKILGQLTTDSNHHHIVANYFSELFHLLSLGNRKTRNLVLKVLLNMSENPTAARDMTNTESLAALKLIFNQKEAKANLVSAVAIFINIKEHIRKGSIVVVDHSSYTTLMAIFREVKVIIETM